Proteins encoded by one window of Lathyrus oleraceus cultivar Zhongwan6 chromosome 1, CAAS_Psat_ZW6_1.0, whole genome shotgun sequence:
- the LOC127085266 gene encoding uncharacterized protein LOC127085266: protein MGSTAAAEKTEQELRSEIDELLRQQREITERLRDPRGLRKGALPAPLLRNNAIRQRSFLRPGVDNNDSEDQPPAKRRLSSAIVKLEEGELLEDADPGNTKDSIGKSENGNATVGQNDVNRFNSHQSGFSRRDGYQRNSKAFEIPASEHVPRVLPKNEDPSLVNRNKRMLGQLLGTLEKFRKEDKQLSGTEAYMRRSNSLQRAEQRAREESERLRKEEREQIAEKRRRDLTLRARVAAKTEEKKLELLFLRWSEHHKRLSNFIRTKAEPPIYYMPNMPLDEDAASAEKRIEEDFLEWKNARREELTEYQKQIGDQYLANVEKDLERWQNARNARKANSNDQNLQETMDKELDTHRLEHGPKKRKIPDGSNNEDDDDDVEDINAGEDDMMEDELDETIKMETGDANSDPAPDSVNVDLK, encoded by the exons ATGGGGAGTACGGCGGCGGCGGAGAAGACCGAACAAGAACTACGCAGCGAGATCGATGAGCTTCTTCGCCAACAGCGCGAG ATAACTGAGAGGCTTCGAGATCCTCGTGGCCTTCGCAAAGGTGCCTTACCAGCTCCTCTTCTACGCAACAATGCTATTCGTCAACGTTCCTTCCTTCGTCCT GGTGTAGATAATAATGATTCTGAAGATCAACCTCCTGCTAAACGTCGACTTTCTTCTGCTATTGTTAAG CTTGAGGAAGGGGAGTTGCTTGAAGATGCTGATCCTGGGAACACAAAGGATTCAATTGGAAAAAGTGAAAATGGGAATGCTACTGTTGGTCAGAATGACGTGAACCGTTTTAATTCTCACCAAAGTGGATTTTCTAGAAGAGATGGCTATCAAAGAAATTCAAAG GCTTTTGAGATTCCTGCTTCAGAACATGTTCCGAGGGTATTGCCCAAGAACGAGGACCCAAGCTTGGTTAATAGGAACAAAAGAATGCTGGGTCAGCTTTTGGGAACTCTGGAG AAATTCAGAAAAGAAGACAAGCAGCTCTCAGGAACTGAGGCATATATGCGAAGATCTAATTCGTTGCAAAGA GCTGAGCAAAGAGCACGGGAAGAAAGTGAAAGGCTTAGGAAAGAAGAGCGTGAGCAGATTGCTGAAAAACGGAGGAGGGATTTG ACACTTAGGGCACGTGTGGCTGCTAAGACAGAAGAAAAGAAATTGGAGTTACTCTTTCTTCGGTGGAGTGAGCATCATAAACGACTAAGCAATTTTATAAG GACTAAAGCAGAGCCTCCAATCTACTATATGCCTAACATGCCCTTGGATGAAGATGCTGCATCAGCTGAGAAACGCATAGAAGAG GATTTCCTTGAATGGAAGAATGCAAGAAGAGAGGAATTGACTGAGTATCAAAAACAAATTGGGGACCAGTATCTTGCCAATGTTGAGAAGGATTTGGAGAGATGGCAGAATGCGAGGAATGCAAGGAAAGCAAACAGTAATGACCAGAATTTACAAGAAACTATGGACAAAGAATTGGATACTCATAGGCTCGAGCATGGtcctaaaaaaagaaaaattcCTGACGGAAGCAATAATGAAGATGATGACGATGATGTGGAAGATATAAATGCCGGAGAGGATGATATGATGGAGGATGAATTAGATGAAACAATTAAGATGGAAACAGGCGACGCCAATTCAGATCCCGCTCCTGATTCTGTTAATGTAGACCTAAAGTGA
- the LOC127085256 gene encoding uncharacterized protein LOC127085256 produces the protein MTTRTNEPPQQNGGERRQRPPPPPQQQQQHSNGYMHQQHHPQYYPQTPSRSSSSASLKGCCCCLFLLLSFLALLVLAIVLIILLAVKPKKPQFDLQQVGVQYMGITPNNPSGTTASLSLTIRLLFTAVNPNKVGIKYGESRFTVMYRGIPLGKASVPGFYQDAHSVRQVVATIGVDRVNLLQADAADLIRDASLNDRVELRVLGDVGAKIRVMNFDSPGVQVSVDCAIAISPRKQSLTYKQCGFDGLSV, from the exons ATGACAACACGAACTAACGAACCACCGCAACAAAACGGCGGTGAACGGAGACAAAgaccaccaccaccaccacaacaacaacaacaacactcAAACGGTTACATGCATCAACAACACCACCCTCAATACTACCCTCAAACACCCTCCCGTTCCTCCTCGTCCGCCTCCCTAAAAGGCTGCTGTTGCTGCCTCTTCCTCCTCCTCTCCTTCCTCGCGCTCCTCGTCCTCGCCATCGTCCTCATCATCCTCCTCGCCGTCAAACCGAAAAAACCACAATTCGATCTTCAACAAGTAGGCGTACAATACATGGGAATAACCCCCAACAACCCTAGCGGAACCACCGCTTCACTATCCCTAACCATCCGTCTTCTATTCACGGCGGTTAATCCTAATAAGGTAGGAATCAAGTACGGAGAGTCCAGGTTTACTGTGATGTACCGCGGAATTCCGTTAGGAAAAGCTTCGGTTCCTGGATTTTATCAAGATGCGCATAGTGTAAGACAAGTTGTGGCTACGATTGGGGTTGATAGGGTTAATTTGTTACAAGCTGATGCTGCTGATTTGATTAGAGATGCTTCGTTGAATGATCGGGTCGAACTTCGGGTCTTGGGTGATGTTGGTGCTAAGATCCGGGTCATGAATTTTGATTCACCTGGTGTTCAG GTTTCGGTGGATTGTGCAATAGCAATAAGTCCGAGAAAGCAATCTCTCACTTACAAGCAGTGTGGATTCGATGGATTGAGTGTTTAA